A region of the Kiritimatiellia bacterium genome:
ACGGGGTAATTCCCACCCTTGCCTTTGAGGGATACCGCGAGGGAATTGACGACATCCGCTACGGCACCCTTTTGCGGTCATTGATTTCCAAAAACAAGGGCTGGTTCGGCCAGAAGGCCAAAATCGCCAAGGCGGCCGAAAATTATCTTGAAACTCTGGATACCCGGCGCGACCTCGGCGTGATCCGGCTTGAAATAATTGAATACATTCTCAAACTGGCGGATTGAATTAAACAGGAAAAAAACGGATGAAGACACTATTGTATGGTTTTGCACTTCTTGCCGCGTTCAACGCATGCTCAACGGCTTTCGGCGCGGAGCGGCCGCGGGTCTGCCCCGTGCCGCTGGTTTCCGAAGCGCCGGCGCTTGACGGGAAAACGAATGACGCCGCCTGGACCAAGGCTTTTCCCATGGATAATTTCGTCGTGCTCGGCGACAGCCAATCGGCCGCGGTAAATCAGACCGTGTTCCGGGCCGTTCATACCGCCGACGCCTTGTTCCTGGCGATTGAATGCCGTGAGCCGCGCATGGACAGACTGCAAACCGTTACGCAAAAGATTCACCGGGCCGACAGCGTCGAAATTTTTGTTCAACCGGAGGCGGGCGGCCCATACTGGCAGATCGTCGCCAACGCCGACGGCGCCAGGGAGGAATACCGGAACACGGACAAACAGCCGAACACGCCTTCCCGGGAGATTCGGGCCTACCGCGCAAGCGATTCGTACGGCATGGAGCTGAAACTCCCCTTTGACACATTCGGAAAGCGGCCCGCTCCGAACGCGGAATGGCGTTTCAACATCGCCCGCAATGCAACTTTGCCGGGAGCCGACCAGCTGTCCACCTGGAGCCCCCTGCCTGGCAGTTTCCATGACACCGACAATTTCGGCAGTCTTGTTTTTTTCGACGCCGGAACTGACCGGGCCGCGATAAACCGCGCAATGTTCAAGCGGCGCTACGCCGCGCTGGCCGCCGAAATAACGGCTTACGAAAAGATGTATCGGAAATACGACGATGTTTTTTATAATTACGCGGTAAAATTCATCGCCGCAACCGGCTGGGAAGATTTGCGCGGAAAAGCGGAAAGACTGGAACAGCTCTCGCCGGACGAATTTATGCGGACGGAACAGGAACTGGAAAAAATCGCCGGCCGGCTCCCGGAGCTTGAGCTTGCCCGAAACAAGATGCTGAAACAGCGCATCTTCAGGCATTGACGCAAAACCGCCATGAAAATAAGCACAATAAGCTGGTTGGCCATTGGTCTCGCGCTGTTGTTGGCGTTGACCACCGCGTTCCTGGCGCTGAAAAAACGGGACGTCCGCCGCGGCGCTGACGATCAACCGGCCCGCGCCGCGGCGGTTGAGCCGGATGCGCGGGAATATATCAATCTTTTGCAAAACGGCGATTTTGAAATTACCGGGGAAAACGCGGCGAATCTTCCGGCCGGCTGGAAATATCACGGCGGCGAAGTTCCCGCCAAATTGGAACCGGCGCGGCCCGGGCGGAAAGGCGGACAATGCCTTTATCTCCATTCCGGCCAGACGGGGTACCATAGCGGGCCCATCCAGACAACCCCCTTGAAAGGGAACCGGCGTTATAAATTTTCCGTCTGGGCGAAGGCCGGAATATCCAAAGACGGCGGCCGCGTCCGATTGCTGTATTGCGACGGGCGCTATCCCCTTGTCCTGAACGGCCGGAAAACAAACAAATACTGGAGCAGCGGCGGCCGGAGTTATCTGGAAAAAAAGGAAAGTTTTGACTGGCAATATTTTGAAAAGACGTTTGAAACGCCGTCCACGGACGCGACGAACGCGTACGCGGTCGGCGAACTTCCCGCCAACAACGTGATTCCGTTTTTATTGTACGACCAGGCCAAGGTCTGGGCGGAGGATGCGCGGCTGGCGGACTTGGGCGACGTCTTCAAACTGCGATATGAGGACAGGGACGCCTGGCTGGCGGATTACAAACGGATGTATAAGGAATATGACGAAGATTTTTACAACCACATCGTCAAATTCACCGCCGCAATCGGCTGGGAGGAATTGCGCAAAGAAGCGGCAGAAATTGACGGGTTTTCTGCGGAAAACATTGAGCGGACCCGGCGGGCGCTGGCGCAGGCCGTCAGCCGTCTTTCCGAGCTGGACTTTGCTAAGGCAAACGTGTTAAGAAAACGCCTGTTTGCGCATTGAATTAGGTTAAAGGCGGCAACTGTTATTTTTCGCATGTAGGGGGCGTGCTTGTCGCGCCCCTTCAGAGGGCTTCGACGAGCGAAGCCCCTACAAAAAACAGACAACATTGAAATTCCTATACGTTAAATGAGGTTAACATGAATAAACGTTTCTTGGCCATTATAATTGCCGGGTTGGTTGCGCTTTGCGGCCATGCGGAGACGCATTACGTCGTAACGAACAACCCCGTCAATCCATCGGGCGTTGATCCCTACACGAGCTGGGAAACGGCCGGCACCAACCTCATTGACGTGGTCACGGCCGCCCTGACCAACACCGAGCCGAGAACCGTGATCGTGTCCAACGGAACCTATTACCTGACCAACACGGTAATCATCAATAACGCGCTGACCATCCAAAGCGTCAACGGGCGCGAAACAACGATTGTGAACGGCGGTTACCCGGATTACACCAACCGCTGTTTTTACCTCTCCCACGCCGGCGCGGTCGTGGACGGGTTTACCATCACGA
Encoded here:
- a CDS encoding sugar-binding protein yields the protein MKTLLYGFALLAAFNACSTAFGAERPRVCPVPLVSEAPALDGKTNDAAWTKAFPMDNFVVLGDSQSAAVNQTVFRAVHTADALFLAIECREPRMDRLQTVTQKIHRADSVEIFVQPEAGGPYWQIVANADGAREEYRNTDKQPNTPSREIRAYRASDSYGMELKLPFDTFGKRPAPNAEWRFNIARNATLPGADQLSTWSPLPGSFHDTDNFGSLVFFDAGTDRAAINRAMFKRRYAALAAEITAYEKMYRKYDDVFYNYAVKFIAATGWEDLRGKAERLEQLSPDEFMRTEQELEKIAGRLPELELARNKMLKQRIFRH
- a CDS encoding carbohydrate binding domain-containing protein, with amino-acid sequence MKISTISWLAIGLALLLALTTAFLALKKRDVRRGADDQPARAAAVEPDAREYINLLQNGDFEITGENAANLPAGWKYHGGEVPAKLEPARPGRKGGQCLYLHSGQTGYHSGPIQTTPLKGNRRYKFSVWAKAGISKDGGRVRLLYCDGRYPLVLNGRKTNKYWSSGGRSYLEKKESFDWQYFEKTFETPSTDATNAYAVGELPANNVIPFLLYDQAKVWAEDARLADLGDVFKLRYEDRDAWLADYKRMYKEYDEDFYNHIVKFTAAIGWEELRKEAAEIDGFSAENIERTRRALAQAVSRLSELDFAKANVLRKRLFAH